The Patescibacteria group bacterium genome segment GGTAACTTCAACGCCACATTTATCGCACACAATACCCTTATAACGAATACGGCGATATTTACCGCAGTAACATTCGTAATCTTTCGTCGGGCCAAATATTTTTTCGCAGAAAAGGCCATCGCGTTCGGGACGCTGGGTACGATAGTTGATAGTTTCAGGCTTAGTAACTTCGCCATGTGACCACCCAAGTATGTCTTGGGGAGAGGCAAGCTTGAGTACGATTGACTCAAAATTACTGCCCTTGCGTTCGTTTTTATCCATTGTGTTCATATATAATGTATAGAATTAGGCGTATCGCTCCGTGCGTTCCCGACCTTTGCGCGCTGGGCGCTCTTCTGAATCTTCTGCGGTCATATCTTCTTCGGGAGCAACTTCTCGCTCGTTAATGATGACATTGAGCGCGAGACCCTTCATTTCATTTACCAACACATAGAATGATGCGGGTACGCGCGGATTTTTGAGCTTCTCGCCTCGCACGATCGCGTCATACATGGCGGCGCGTCCAATAACATCATCGGATTTAATCGTGATCATTTCTTGCAAAGTATGTGATGCGCCGTATCCTTCGAGTGCCCATACTTCCATCTCGCCAAAGCGCTGACCCCCGCCCTGTGCTTTGCCACCAAGCGGTTGCTGGGTGATAAGCGAGTAAGGCCCGATTGAACGCATGTGGATCTTGTCTTCTACCATATGGTTAAGCTTCAAGACATAGACATTACCTACCATTACATCGGATTCAAATTTTTCACCGGTGCGACCGTCGAAGAGAGGCACCTTGCCTGAACGCGGGATGCCGGCCTTCTCAAGCTCTTCTTTAATTTCATCTTCGGTAGGACAAATAAATGGTGGGCAGATTGCCTGATATCCAAGCTTGCGTGCGGCAAGACCCAAGTGTGTCTCCAAAATCTGACCGAGATTCATACGAGATGCAACACCAAGCGGGTTGAGGATAATGTCTACTGGACGGCCATCGACAAGGTATGGCATGTCTTCTTCGGGAAGTACTTTTGAGATAACGCCTTTGTTGCCGTGACGGCCCGCGAGCTTGTCGCCCACTGATATTTTGCGTAATTGTGCTACTTCAATAAGAATGCGTTTGATAACACCAGTCTCGAGACGATCGCCTTTCTCGCGCGAGAAAGTTTTGATGCCGACAATACGGCCTCGTTTGCCGTGTGGAAGGCGCAGTGATGAGTCTTTTACTTCTTTTGCTTTCTCACCGAAAATGGCACGGAGCAAGCGCTCTTCTGGCGTAAGATCCGATTCACCTTTTGGTGAAATTTTACCGACGAGGATATCGCCCGTGCGAACCTCCGCACCGACACGAATCACGCCGTCTTCGTCGAGATCTTTGAGTTTTTCTTCACCGACATTGGGAATATCGTGCGTGGTGATTTCTTCACCAAGTTTGGTATCACGAACATCTATCGTAAACTCTTCAATATGAATCGAGGTAAAACGATCGTCTTTTACCAAGCGCTCCGAGATGATGATCGCGTCTTCAAAAGTTGCGCCACCCCATGACAGAAACGCGACGATAAGGTTTTGTCCTAACGCAAGCTCACCCCCTTTGGTCGATGAGTTATCAGCAAGTACCTGCCCCTTAACGACGCGATCCCCTACTTTGACGATCGGCATATGGTGAAGAGAAGTATCTTGGTTTGAGCGAGCAAAAGTTACCAATTCGTACTCTTTGTCATGATGTCCCGTGCGTACCGAAATGCGGGAAGCATCAACATAGATCACTTTGCCGTCCTCCTCTGCGAGCACCAAAAGACCGGAGTCAGCTGCTGCTCGTGCCTCCATACCCGTTGCTACCAAGGGATTTTGCGCCTTGATACACGGTACGGCTTGCCTCTGCATGTTTGAACCCATAAGGGCGCGGTTTGCATCGTCGTGAGACAAAAATGGAATCAAGCTCGTCGCAATACTAAATGCTTGATTTGGGATGACATCAATATAATTGATGTCTACGCGGTTCACGCGTTTTGGCTGGCCTTTGACGCGAGCTTCTACTTCTTCATCGACAATCGCGCCATCTTTTTCATAGTTGATGTCTGCAGGCGCGATAACATACTGCGATTCTTCAAATGCAGTCATATAAATAACTTCAGATGAGATGTTGCCCTTGGTCACCTTGCGGTACGGAGTTTCAATCAAACCAAAATCATTGACGCGCGCATAGGTCGCCAAATAACTAACAAGACCGATGTTTGGACCTTCCGGCGTCTGGATCGGGCAAATGCGGCCATAGTGTGAAGGATGCACATCGCGCACTTCAAAACCGGCGCGCTCACGAGTCAAACCTCCGGGCCCAAGTGCGGACAGGCGTCGTTTGTGCTCGAGCTGTGAGAGCACATTGATCTGATCCATGAACTGTGAGAGCTGGTTGGTAGTAAAAAATTCTTTGAGCACGGACATAAACGGACGCGCGTTGATGATCTGCGCGGGCGTTACCATATCAGTATCAAGCGTCGAGATACGATCATGAATGTTGCGCTCCATACGAGCCATACCAATGCGAAGGCGATTTTGTAGCATCTCACCAATGCCGCGTACGCGGCGGTGGCCAAGGTGGTCAATATCGTCTTCCATCTCATCGGGCGTGTTATTTTTACGGATAACCTCGCGCAAAATGAGCGTCATATCTTTTTTGGTGAGCACACGCGAATCTTCATCGCCACCGCCCATCTGTTTAAAGCGCAAATTCATCTTGTAGCGACCCACCACATGGAGGTCGTACCTGGCGGGCGCGAACATCGAGACGATAAGCTGCTTGGCATTATCAATAGCCGCCATCTCTCCTGGACGAATGCGCTTGTAGATTTCGACATATGCCTCATCAGGAGTTTTGGTAGTATCTTTTTTGAGAGTTTCCTCGATCGATGAGATCTCGCCAGTATCGACATCTTTAAATGCGTCGCGAATCTCGTCATCGGTCGCAAAACCGAAAATACGCAAGATAGAGGTAGCGGCAATCTTGCGCTTTCTATCAATCTTTACCCACATCACGCCATCAGCATCAGTCTCGAACTCGAGCCATACACCACGGCCTGGGATAATTTTTGCGCCAAAGCGTTTTTTTGCACGGAAATACTGCGCGGTGAAATACACGCCGAATGATCGGGCAAGTTGAGAAACAATAACACGCTCAATACCGTTAATGATAAAGGTACCGTGCGGTGTCATAAGCGGAAAATCCGCAAAGAAGATCTCTTGCGTTTTGATCTCACCGGTCTTGCCGTTGGTCAGGCGCACTTTGACACGAAATGGTGCCTCGTAGGTGAGGTTGTTGCGTTTGGCATGCTCAACAGAAGTCGCCGACTCTTCAAGCGTATAGTCGAGAAACTCTATTTTGAGCTGCTTGCCCGTTGTATCTTCAAGTGGCGAGAACTCATCGAGTAGTTCGCGCAAACCTTTATCCAAAAACCATTTATACGACTTGACTTGAGCCTCCGCGAGATACGGAAGGGGGGCTAGGGGCTCTTTGTAGCGCGAAAAATACTTTTTTTGCATATGCATATAAGCTTTTTGCTATTAAAAATGCGCACAAGACAACAAAAACCCCTTTCCCTCATTTTTTGGGGCTTTTCGCCTGTGTGTCGCGCGTTATAAGTGGATAACCACGATTTTTAATGGATAATCAGCGGGACTTAGTATCCACTCATATCATGAACTCATCCCTGTGGATAACTCTAGCCCTTTTACCTTGATATTCCTTATTATAGGTGGCTTTTGTACCTTGTCAACCCCCCTTTTTATTCTTCCATCCCTCAATAGTGACGAGGAGTGGGGTTGCGATGAAAATCGATGAATAGGTACCGACCGCAATACCTACGATGAGTGCGAGAGCAAAGGGTTGAGTGGTTTCTCCACCGAAGAAATAGACGGCGCTCAAGGCCAAAATGGTGGTCATCGAAGTATTGATCGAGCGCACGATAGTTTCGCGTAAACTGCGCTCAGCAATGTCGGCAAACGAACCGCCTGATGACTTACGCAAGTTCTCGCGCAAACGATCAAACACCACAATCGTATCGTGCACCGAAAAACCAAGCACGGTAAGCAACGCCGAGATGTAGAGTGAATCAATCTGATAACCGAACCAGGCAAAGAGACCCGTAGGAACCGCGAGATCGTGCCCGAGCGCTACAACGGCAACAAGACCGTAAATCCAACTCGATACGGGTCGTGACACTTGGCGAAACGCGTATGCGATAAAACAAACAATAGCTAACAAAGTAACGATGATGGCGGTGATGGCGTTTCTGCGTAGTTGTTTGCCGACGGTAGGGCCGTGCGAGACAAAACCCTGCTCAGTAAACTCACCTTTTGATTTAAGAACGCGGAGAACTTCTTGGTGATTTGCTTCGTCAAGAAACCGTGTACGCAAGAAAATACCATTGTCCCCACGCGCCTCAAATGCGATAACTTCAATCTGCGCCTCATCAAAACCTTTGCGAATATCGTCGAGCGCCGGACGGCTGTTTGCGTATACACCATCGAGTACCGCATCTCCTGTAAAATCGGGACCAAAATTAAGACCTTTTGCTACAAGCGCACCCAATGATGCCGCGACCAATATGATCGAGAAGATATAAAAGATTTTTCTGTTTGCAATGATTTTCATAAATATTTAGTGCAAGCGAAACCCGCTACCATATAAGAACGGCACACGACCTGCCTCATACTTACGACCATGGGTGGCACGCAAGAATGTGCGCGTGACCACAATCGCCGTAAACATCGAGACGATGATACCAAGTCCGAGCGTGAGGGCAAATCCTTTGACCGCGTCAGTACCAAAATACCAGAGAATAAGCGAAGTAATTAGGCTTGAAATGTTTGAGTCGCGTACCGATGTCCACGCACGATTAAAGCCTTCCTCGATTGCCGTTGCTAGCGTGCGGCCTCGACGCAATTCTTCTTTGAGGCGTTCAAAAATGAGCACATTGGCATCCACCGCCATACCAATAGATAAGATAACGCCTGCAATACCAGCATTGGTAAGGGTTACGGGGATAAGTTTGAAAATAGCGAGTGAGAGTGAGATATAGATGCCGAGTGCAAACACTGCAAGTAACCCCGGCAAGCGATACCAAAAGATCATAAAAAGTACCACAATACCAAACCCTATGAGCCCCGCAAAGAAGCTACGAGAAAGAGATTCTGCGCCTCTAGCTGGCTCTACCTGCTCTTGCGAGATAAGGGTAATCGGCACCGGCAACGCGCCTGAATTGAGACGACGAGCGAGCATCAAAGCTTCCTCACGCGTAAAATTGCCGCTGATTTGCGCTTTGCCTCCCGTAATCTTCGCTTGTACCGTAGGTGCACTTATAGGCACTCCATCGAGAAAAATAGCGATAGGCTTGCCAATATTGTCAGCAGTAATATTCTCAAAAAGTTTTGCACCCTCATCGTCAAAAGTAATAGAAATAGAAGGAATGCTCGTCAAAGGATCAAACTCCATCGCGGCAGTCTTGAGATAGCGTCCCGTGAGTTCAGTAGAAGTCCAACCAGCAAGTGGATTTGACTCGAGCGTACTTGTTGAGACATTGGGATTTATTTTTTTAAATTCAAGATAGGGTGTCTCGCCGATAAGCTGAATGGCGGTCGCCGCATCAAAAACACCGGCAAGCTGGACACTCAATCTATCTTCATCAACCGCGCGCTCGGTGCGTACCACGGGTTCAGAGACGCCAAAAAAATTCACGCGCCGTTCGATGACATCACGAAGACCTTCAAGCGCTTCGCCTCTTTGGCCCGATTCAATCTGTGAAAGATCTGCACGATAGATAAGATGAATACCGCCCTTGAGATCAAGGCCGAGACGAAACGGTACATTGAGACTCTCAGGAATACCCCAGCGTGGATAGACAAAATAGCCGGCAAGCATGCCAACTATCAAAAGTCCGAGCGCAAGAAATCTTACTTTCATGAAAGATCTAGAGTGAAAACAATGACGCTATCATATCCTATGCGCCCGAGATCGGCAAGCGGGTACTATAATATGAGAGGTCGATCTTGAACATAGGTCACACCTTTGCGTTTCGCGATCTCTGCCTTCTGAAGCTCCATAGCAATATCCATGGCATGATCTATCCTACCCAAAAGATCTAGGTGAGCAATTTTAAGAGACACCTCTTTTGCTATCTTACCACTCACCGTCAGAAGATCTTCGCCTGTTGGCCCTTTGCAGACAGCTATAATTTCATCACCGTCAACACTAATCACTACCATGCCTCGAGGATCAGCGTTCGTCTCGGGCTTAAATACCATATCAGGCGCACGCTCCCACCATTCACAGGCCGCAAGCTTTTTGGCATCTGACCAATCGGCTTCATAAATGTGAGCTGATTGTGATGTAATCTGCAGATTACCAAGAGTAAAACCGAGCTCTTCGGAAACTGTTTTCTGTAACATACGAAGCCCAAATGCATTTGGGATTGCCGCCTTGAAAATATCATGACTGCGTATAGTCACCAAAAAGTGAAGCGCCCCTCCGCTCTGGATCGCCTGTACCTGTGTGATACAAGGAGGTTCCTTACTGTCTTTATCAATAGTTGGGATCATTGTTGTCGCAACTGCACGGCGAGAATCGGGAGAAGATGCAAGCTGTTTAATAATCACATCACGAATTTGATCTATTGGTTCATGCCCTTCAACAGTATAATTCATAAGTCTATTACCATATGTATAGTAGATACCTGAAGGAAGCTCCTTGGAAAGAAATACGGAATGATATTTTTCAATTGCTTCCTCGGTAAGCCCAATCGTTTTGCGTAAATCTTCAGGCCAATCTACCTCCATGAATGGATGAAAAGGATCCTCACCAGAAATAACCCAGGTCACACCAATAAGCTCACGTTGCTGCATGCCATACTGCGTACCCTTAATAGTACCATATCGCATAATACGCTCGACGACACGGCTCCACGCTTGAATAATTTTTGGCGCACGCACAAGCCAACCCACCCGTTCTGATGGAAAGCTTTCTACGACTTCTAAGACAGGGTCGGGAAACTTTTGGGAATCCATATATGGTTTTGCATTGGTATCGTCACGAATCTGTTTGAGTGCCTCATCAAATGTAAAAGAGCTTACATCAAGCAACTCTACATTTTCGCGGATAGATTCGACTACTTCACATGGAATCTCACTATCGAGTTTAAATTTAGTTCCCCGAACTACATGATCTTCATCGATGCCTCCATGCCAAAGAGCTTCGAGTATCTCTTTACCGGCAAGACCAAACGGCGTATTTGAGAGCGTCCCGTAACCCCATAGATATAATCGTCTTATTTGAGGATTGAGCGCCAAATTGCGCATGATGGCGTTAACGCCCTGGCGACTATAAAGTGTGCCGACAATAGCTGAAGTTTCAAGTAATTTTGCGTTACGCCCAATAGTTGCTTCTGGCTCATTCCATATAGTACAAAAACCTACTGTTCGCCCTTCTCCCAAATACACCTTATATTTGTCCGGCTGAAAAATTTTATCCTCTGAAATCATGATATTTTAAAATGTTTACTCAAACGCGGACCTTCTTGGGAAAAATAATGAGAACCGGATCCTGCGCCGTAAATGACATGAGGCACTTCGCTCATACGCTCAAATACCAACTTACAAATCGGCTGACCGTGATAAATCATAATATTGTCATCAAAAGGCCGTACTTCTAAAACAAGGGGCTTGCCCTTCACATCACCGCGCTCACCGTACCCCCATCCTGGGTCAATAAAGCCTGCATAGTGTGAACGAAATTCACCATTTCTTATGTCGACAGGCGCCATTTCGCAAGCAAAATTTGTAGGAACGCGCACGTATTCATCAGTATACAAGATATAAAAACTACCTTTGCGCAAAAACAACATTCCCTTAGAAGGCCTGACGATGGGCTCAAAAAAATCTGCCGGGTCGTAATGATTTCGTTTTGCAAAATCCAAAACGGAATGGGATCCGTGGCATACATAACCCACAATGTCATTTTTTAAGTTAACTGTCAGAATCACTCCCCCATCTCGATCAGAAATTTTGAGCGCATCATATGGAATATATCGACTACTGCTATCAAATAAAATCTTGTGTTGATCGTAAAAAGAAGGGAGTTCTTCTTCACTGATACGAGTATCCTTACTAAAAAAGCGCATCTGTACAAGAGTTTCATTTACCGGCAATTGCACGCGAAATGATTTGGGCTCGATAAAGGCCCAGAGCTCTCCTACAAAACCGCGCTTGCCGGCAGAATCAAATCGTGAAATACCATCTACGATCAAAGATACTTTGACATCATTGCGACCCGTAGTGCTTTTTGGGTTTGCGTACGCATATATTTCGCTTGGTAAATTTAGAGTTTCATTAAGACGTGCAAGATATGGTACACCGACCTCATACACACCATCGCGTGCAAATCGTATAGGGTTTACCTTTGTCATCGCTTCGCGCACTTTCTCATCATCCTTAGGAAGAAAAAGTGCGTCAACTCGATACACTTCTTCGCTCAAAGTTAAATCAAGACTCGCTGGCTGAATGTTTTTTATATTGGCATGCACGATATGACCTTTTGTTATAAGATCATGAATCATTTGTGAAGATAAGGCGCCCTGGTTTATGCTCATACTCTTTGTCATCCTATGTAAAAATATTTCGCTTTTCAAGCGCAGTCCAGATATCTTTGGAAACCTGTTCAATAGTTTGGTCGGCACGAATAATCTCTCGCACGAACGGAAAAGGAAAAAGATTTAAGTATCCTTGGCGAATTTTCTTATGAAAGTCTAAATTTTCTTTTTCAAAAGTCGTCAGCTCTTCTTTGCGCGTTTCATGCCTTACAAATGCCACCTGAGGATCCATATCAAGCAGTATCTCAACGTCGGGAATTACGCCCTTGCGCGCCTCTGCATCAAGAGTACGAATTCCATCTAGAGGTAATCCTCGCCCAATATGTTGATATACGTAGGTTGACCCTGAAAATCTATCGCACAATATATATGAATCTTGCGCAAGCTCTGGCAATATCACTTGATTGACATGCAACCGTCGCCCCTCAAGAAAACAGTTAAGCTCTTCTTTTGGTAAAAGACCTCCGGCAAGAAGTTTTTTGCGTAATGCCATACCCTCTGGAGTTCCCCCTGGCTCACGGGTAACTATAACCTGTTTACCAAGGACTTCGAGCCGCTTGGCAAGCAGCTTCACCTGGGTAGATTTTCCAACAAATTCACCTCCTTCAAATACAATCAGCTTACCCATAGCAAAATAGTCTCGCGCGCGAGACTATTTTACAAGGGAAAATCCGGTATAAATAAATTATTTCTTAATCTCAATACCCATTGAGCGAGCGGTACCGGCGACAATTTTCTTTGCTGCGTCTACATCGTTTGCGTTGAGATCCTCCATTTTTTTCTGGGCGATTTCGGTGAGTTGCGTGTCTGATACGGTGCCTACTTTTGTTTGCAATGGTTGGCCTGAACCTTTCTCAACGCCTGCCGCTTTGCGGAGCATGTCGGAGGCGGGCGCAGTTTTGAACACCATCTCAAAAGAACGGTCAGTGAAAATAGTCACCTCAACGGGTACAATCTCGCCTGCGCGGTCAGCGGTACCTGAATTGAAACGCGAGACAAAATCACCAAGGTTGATACCATGGGGCCCGAGTGCGGTTCCGACCGGTGGCGCTGGAGTAGCCTTGGCTGCCGGAATCTGGAGCTTTATTTTTATTTTTACTTCTTTTGCCATAGTCGTTTGTGGGACAAGTCTACCTTATAATTTCTTGGTCTGCAACGGGTCGATCTCTACGGGCGTTTCGCGGCCAAAAAGCGCTATGAGCACTTTTATCTTGCCTCGTTCTTCATCAACTTCTTCGACGCGACCCTCCATTTCTTTAAATGGCCCGTCAGTGATCCGTACATGGTCGCCCCGTACAATGTTGATCTTGTGGCGAGGTTCGGCCTCACCCATGCGCGAGAGCAACATATCAACTTCTGACTGATCGAGTGGTGATGGTACTACGCCCGCACCTACGAAACCAGTCACACGAGGCGTGTTGCGTACGACATACCATGAGTCGTCAGTCACGATCATATCGATCAATACATACCCGGGGTAAATTTTTTCCTCAATAGTCTTGCGCTTGCCACCCTTGATCATGATGCGCTTTTCGGTCGGCACAATGACGGCAAAGATTTTGTCTTCCATGCCCATGGTTTCCACGCGCTGGCGGAGATTGCGCGCTACCGCGTCTTCATACCCTGAATAGGTATGTACCGCGTACCAGTTCCTGCCAAATTCTGAGGTTTGTTTTGGCATAATAGTAAACTAAAAGATTAAAAAATAATTGTTCGCAAAAGTGCTGCGAAGATATAATCAAATGCTCCTAAAAAGAGCGCGACACCAATCGAGACGAAAATGACAATCAAGGTCGACTGAATCGCCTGCGCGCGGGTAGGCCAGTTAACCTTATAGAGTTCTTGGCGAGTTTCCTTTATATAGTTCGAAAATCGGGTAAACATAGTATTTTGAGATTTTTAAAAGGCCCGGAGGCCTCTATCTAAGTAACGATTTGTATGCCTAATATATCACGCCTCACAAAAGAGCGCAAGGGGGCTATTTTACCACCGAAATGCCCATGCCCGCGGACGTCTCCTTGATGCGCGAATCGAAGCTTGATGCACGCGCGGGGTTGAACATTGCTAAAACGATACTGAGAATGAGAAAAAGTAAGACACTAGTAGCAATGATTATTAATCGCTCGCCTTTTCTACCAATGAATATCATTCCAAGAATGAATATGGCTGCTGGAAAAAAGAAGGGCATGGATACTATTGCACTATGCCGACTTACATCAAAGGAAACCACAACATGAAGAGCCGCGACAAATGCAAGAAGTGTTAATAAAAAAATTGCACATGACCTTAGGAATATTGGAGTGAGACGCCTCATACATCCAAATTTTTGACGGATTTGGCGTGGGTTTGGATAAAGTATTCGTACCGCATAAAACTAAACCTCAACATGAAGCTTCTCACGAATATTGCGGGCAATCTCATCAACACGCTGACGAATACTCAATAGATCACGCATTTCATCGCGTGTTGGCAACTGCGCAATCATCTCAACCATTTTATTCATCTTACCATCCATGCCCACCATATGATTCTCAAGCCGATCAATATCTTCTTTGTGTGCAATATTGCGCTCAATCATGCTAGCCAAGTCATCAAGCGTTACCTTTTGAGTTTGCTTATCGTCCATGGCTTTAGTATAGAACACGAACAAGATTCAACAAGTTGTAATTATACATCCAAATTCTTAACGGATTTGGCGTGGGTTTGGATGAAGTGCTTAC includes the following:
- a CDS encoding DNA-directed RNA polymerase subunit beta, whose amino-acid sequence is MHMQKKYFSRYKEPLAPLPYLAEAQVKSYKWFLDKGLRELLDEFSPLEDTTGKQLKIEFLDYTLEESATSVEHAKRNNLTYEAPFRVKVRLTNGKTGEIKTQEIFFADFPLMTPHGTFIINGIERVIVSQLARSFGVYFTAQYFRAKKRFGAKIIPGRGVWLEFETDADGVMWVKIDRKRKIAATSILRIFGFATDDEIRDAFKDVDTGEISSIEETLKKDTTKTPDEAYVEIYKRIRPGEMAAIDNAKQLIVSMFAPARYDLHVVGRYKMNLRFKQMGGGDEDSRVLTKKDMTLILREVIRKNNTPDEMEDDIDHLGHRRVRGIGEMLQNRLRIGMARMERNIHDRISTLDTDMVTPAQIINARPFMSVLKEFFTTNQLSQFMDQINVLSQLEHKRRLSALGPGGLTRERAGFEVRDVHPSHYGRICPIQTPEGPNIGLVSYLATYARVNDFGLIETPYRKVTKGNISSEVIYMTAFEESQYVIAPADINYEKDGAIVDEEVEARVKGQPKRVNRVDINYIDVIPNQAFSIATSLIPFLSHDDANRALMGSNMQRQAVPCIKAQNPLVATGMEARAAADSGLLVLAEEDGKVIYVDASRISVRTGHHDKEYELVTFARSNQDTSLHHMPIVKVGDRVVKGQVLADNSSTKGGELALGQNLIVAFLSWGGATFEDAIIISERLVKDDRFTSIHIEEFTIDVRDTKLGEEITTHDIPNVGEEKLKDLDEDGVIRVGAEVRTGDILVGKISPKGESDLTPEERLLRAIFGEKAKEVKDSSLRLPHGKRGRIVGIKTFSREKGDRLETGVIKRILIEVAQLRKISVGDKLAGRHGNKGVISKVLPEEDMPYLVDGRPVDIILNPLGVASRMNLGQILETHLGLAARKLGYQAICPPFICPTEDEIKEELEKAGIPRSGKVPLFDGRTGEKFESDVMVGNVYVLKLNHMVEDKIHMRSIGPYSLITQQPLGGKAQGGGQRFGEMEVWALEGYGASHTLQEMITIKSDDVIGRAAMYDAIVRGEKLKNPRVPASFYVLVNEMKGLALNVIINEREVAPEEDMTAEDSEERPARKGRERTERYA
- the secF gene encoding protein translocase subunit SecF; the encoded protein is MKIIANRKIFYIFSIILVAASLGALVAKGLNFGPDFTGDAVLDGVYANSRPALDDIRKGFDEAQIEVIAFEARGDNGIFLRTRFLDEANHQEVLRVLKSKGEFTEQGFVSHGPTVGKQLRRNAITAIIVTLLAIVCFIAYAFRQVSRPVSSWIYGLVAVVALGHDLAVPTGLFAWFGYQIDSLYISALLTVLGFSVHDTIVVFDRLRENLRKSSGGSFADIAERSLRETIVRSINTSMTTILALSAVYFFGGETTQPFALALIVGIAVGTYSSIFIATPLLVTIEGWKNKKGG
- the secD gene encoding protein translocase subunit SecD produces the protein MKVRFLALGLLIVGMLAGYFVYPRWGIPESLNVPFRLGLDLKGGIHLIYRADLSQIESGQRGEALEGLRDVIERRVNFFGVSEPVVRTERAVDEDRLSVQLAGVFDAATAIQLIGETPYLEFKKINPNVSTSTLESNPLAGWTSTELTGRYLKTAAMEFDPLTSIPSISITFDDEGAKLFENITADNIGKPIAIFLDGVPISAPTVQAKITGGKAQISGNFTREEALMLARRLNSGALPVPITLISQEQVEPARGAESLSRSFFAGLIGFGIVVLFMIFWYRLPGLLAVFALGIYISLSLAIFKLIPVTLTNAGIAGVILSIGMAVDANVLIFERLKEELRRGRTLATAIEEGFNRAWTSVRDSNISSLITSLILWYFGTDAVKGFALTLGLGIIVSMFTAIVVTRTFLRATHGRKYEAGRVPFLYGSGFRLH
- a CDS encoding thymidylate synthase is translated as MISEDKIFQPDKYKVYLGEGRTVGFCTIWNEPEATIGRNAKLLETSAIVGTLYSRQGVNAIMRNLALNPQIRRLYLWGYGTLSNTPFGLAGKEILEALWHGGIDEDHVVRGTKFKLDSEIPCEVVESIRENVELLDVSSFTFDEALKQIRDDTNAKPYMDSQKFPDPVLEVVESFPSERVGWLVRAPKIIQAWSRVVERIMRYGTIKGTQYGMQQRELIGVTWVISGEDPFHPFMEVDWPEDLRKTIGLTEEAIEKYHSVFLSKELPSGIYYTYGNRLMNYTVEGHEPIDQIRDVIIKQLASSPDSRRAVATTMIPTIDKDSKEPPCITQVQAIQSGGALHFLVTIRSHDIFKAAIPNAFGLRMLQKTVSEELGFTLGNLQITSQSAHIYEADWSDAKKLAACEWWERAPDMVFKPETNADPRGMVVISVDGDEIIAVCKGPTGEDLLTVSGKIAKEVSLKIAHLDLLGRIDHAMDIAMELQKAEIAKRKGVTYVQDRPLIL
- a CDS encoding 2'-deoxycytidine 5'-triphosphate deaminase; this translates as MSINQGALSSQMIHDLITKGHIVHANIKNIQPASLDLTLSEEVYRVDALFLPKDDEKVREAMTKVNPIRFARDGVYEVGVPYLARLNETLNLPSEIYAYANPKSTTGRNDVKVSLIVDGISRFDSAGKRGFVGELWAFIEPKSFRVQLPVNETLVQMRFFSKDTRISEEELPSFYDQHKILFDSSSRYIPYDALKISDRDGGVILTVNLKNDIVGYVCHGSHSVLDFAKRNHYDPADFFEPIVRPSKGMLFLRKGSFYILYTDEYVRVPTNFACEMAPVDIRNGEFRSHYAGFIDPGWGYGERGDVKGKPLVLEVRPFDDNIMIYHGQPICKLVFERMSEVPHVIYGAGSGSHYFSQEGPRLSKHFKIS
- the tmk gene encoding dTMP kinase produces the protein MGKLIVFEGGEFVGKSTQVKLLAKRLEVLGKQVIVTREPGGTPEGMALRKKLLAGGLLPKEELNCFLEGRRLHVNQVILPELAQDSYILCDRFSGSTYVYQHIGRGLPLDGIRTLDAEARKGVIPDVEILLDMDPQVAFVRHETRKEELTTFEKENLDFHKKIRQGYLNLFPFPFVREIIRADQTIEQVSKDIWTALEKRNIFT
- the rplK gene encoding 50S ribosomal protein L11 codes for the protein MAKEVKIKIKLQIPAAKATPAPPVGTALGPHGINLGDFVSRFNSGTADRAGEIVPVEVTIFTDRSFEMVFKTAPASDMLRKAAGVEKGSGQPLQTKVGTVSDTQLTEIAQKKMEDLNANDVDAAKKIVAGTARSMGIEIKK
- the nusG gene encoding transcription termination/antitermination protein NusG codes for the protein MPKQTSEFGRNWYAVHTYSGYEDAVARNLRQRVETMGMEDKIFAVIVPTEKRIMIKGGKRKTIEEKIYPGYVLIDMIVTDDSWYVVRNTPRVTGFVGAGVVPSPLDQSEVDMLLSRMGEAEPRHKINIVRGDHVRITDGPFKEMEGRVEEVDEERGKIKVLIALFGRETPVEIDPLQTKKL
- the secE gene encoding preprotein translocase subunit SecE, whose protein sequence is MFTRFSNYIKETRQELYKVNWPTRAQAIQSTLIVIFVSIGVALFLGAFDYIFAALLRTIIF